From the Paenibacillus tianjinensis genome, the window TCAAGGCAGGGACTTTATGGCCTGCACTGTTCAGCCCGTATGAATCCAAAGCCGGAAAAGGAAGGGTGTAGGTCATGGAAGAGGCAAAAGCTTGCGAACCCCGTTACTATGAAATGCTGGAGCAGCTGCAGGTGCTGGATTTTGCACTGGTCGAGCTCAATCTGTATCTGGACACCCACCCGGAGGATTTGAAGGCGATTGAACAGTTTAACCAGCTGACCCAGGAGCGCACCCGGCTGGCCAACCAGTTTCAGGAGCTGTATGGCCCTTTGCAGAACTTTGGGCGCGCGTATTCCAAATGCCCGTGGGAATGGAACCAGAGTCCTTGGCCTTGGCAGGTGTAAAAAACCGTTTGGAGGGATGAATTCAGAATGTGGATATATGAGAAAAAGCTGCAGTATCCAGTACGGGTGGGCAAATGCGATGTGAGAATGGCGCGCTATCTGACAGAGCAGTACGGCGGTGCAGACGGGGAATTGGCGGCGGCGCTGCGCTACATGAACCAGAGATATGCGATTCCCGATAAAGTAATCGGCGTACTGACAGATATTTCGACTGAAGAATTTGCCCACCTTGAAATGATTGCCACCATGATCTATAAGCTGACGAAAGATGCCTCCGTTCAGGAGCTTGAGGCTGCTGGTCTCGGCCCGAATTATGCACAGCGTGACCATGCGCTGTACTATCAGAACTCGGCAGGCGTACCCTGGACCGCAGCTTACATCCAGGCCAAGGGTGATCCGATCGCCGACCTCTATGAAGATATTGCGGCTGAAGAAAAAGCCCGGGCTACATACCAGTGGCTGATCGACATGACCGATGATGTGGATCTGCAGGACAGTCTGAAGTTCCTGCGGGAGCGGGAGATTATTCATGCGATCCGCTTTAAGGAGTCGGTACAGATTCTGATCGAGGAGCAAGGGAAGAAGCGGGTGTTCTGAATATGGCCTCCCGTGCCGTTACAGGAGCAGGCTGTACACACAAAAACCGTGGATTTTATTCGCGGTTTTTTTGATGGTACGCCCAGCATGGGCGTCATCTCTAGGGTGAAAGTCCCGAGCGGGGGCTGGCAAGCGCCTACCGTTAGCCAAGGGCAAGGGTGTCCACCGTGAGGCGGAATCTGAAGGAAGCCGGAGGCAAAAGCACGACCTGAGGTACACGAATCCAATTTGAGGCGGTTGCAGCCGGATGAGTCACCCATACATGACAAAATCCAAAGCTGCCAAGGGCTGCAGCCGTAAACTTGGGCAGGTGCGGGCGGAAAGATGACGTTCTTATCTGGGGAGGCCTGCCGGAGGGGCAAGGAAAAAAAACTTGTAACCGTAGCCGAGAGGCTGCGCTGAACCGGCAGGAGTCAGCAGAGGCCATAGTACGTAAACTGCTGCAGCGTTTACGGAAGGGCTGAACCGAAAGGAGAGAGGAAACCGATGCGTTCGCATGAAGTGCAAAGACAGCAGAATATCTCGCAAGAGAGCTTACGGCAAAGAGAAGCGGTGAAGCCGCCAGGGTATGCCGGAGCGCCGAGTTCTTCGTCGGCACAAATCGCCCCTTCCTCTCGCGAAGCAGAGAGCAACTTGCTGGAGCGAATGCTCGAAGGAGACAACCTTCGGCTCGCGTATAAACGAGTGGTACAAAACGGAGGAGCGCCCGGTGTGGACAATGTAACGGTAGCGAATCTACAAGCTTATTTGAAAACACATTGGGAATCGGTGAAAGCCGAACTCTTAGCGGGGGCTTACAGACCTGCGTCAGTCAAACGGGTGGAAATCCCCAAACCCGGAGGCGGTGTGAGGCTGCTAGGCATCCCAACCGTTATGGACCGTTTTCTCCAGCAGGCGCTTCTACAAGTCATGAACCCGATCTTTGACGCAGAGTTCTCCTGGTATAGCTATGGCTTTCGACCGGGGAAAAGTGCACATGACGCCGTGAAACAAGCGCAAAGATATATCCAAAGTGGCCTCCGGTGGGTCATAGACCTCGATCTGGAGAAATTCTTTGACCGGATAAACCACGACATGCTGATGGCAAGAGTGGCGCGGAAAGTGACAGACAAAAGAGTACTGATCCTGATTCGTGCGTATCTGAACGCCGGAGTTATGGTGAACGGAAAGCTGGAACGTAGCCGGGAAGGAACGCCCCAAGGCGGTCCGCTCAGTCCGCTTTTGGCAAACATTCTACTGGACGATCTGGATAAGGAATTGGCCGGACGCGGGCTGCGTTTTGTACGCTATGCGGACGACTGTAATATCTTTGTGGCGAGTAAACGAGCGGGCGAACGGGTCATGGAATCGGTTAACCGATTTGTAGAAGGAAAGCTGAAACTGAAAGTGAACCGGGATAAAAGTGCGGTAGCAAGACCGTGGCACCGAAAGTTCTTAGGTTTCAGTTTCCTGAGTCAGAAGCAGGCAACGATTCGATTAGCTCCGAAAACAATCTCGCGATTCAAGGAAAGAATCCGTGAACTAACGAATCGAACGTGGTCCATTTCCATGGAAGAGCGAATTCGCCAAGTGAACCGGTATGTGATGGGGTGGCTTGGCTATTTCCATCTGGCGTCGGCGAAGAAACACCTCCAAACGCTGGACCAATGGATTCAGAGGAGGCTGCGAATGTGCCTGTGGAAACAATGGAAACGAGTGCGCACACGAATCCGCGAACTCCGGGCGCTTGGGGTGCCCGAGTGGGCCTGTTTCACAATGGCAAACTCACGGCGAGGCGCATGGGAAATGTCCCGGAACACAAATAATGCCCTTCCCACTTCCTACTGGGAAGGGAAAGGGCTGAAAAGTTTGCTTTCACGTTACTTGGAGCTTTGTTAACCTTTTGGAACCGCCGTATGCGGACCCGCATGTACGGTGGTGTGAGAGGACGGGGGTTAGCCGCCCCCTCCTACTCGATTGCTCCTATAAAGGCTCGCCAGTTGCGGGGAAATAAGCCGGTTGCCACCTAGCTGCTGCTGAATAATATCTTCTATGAGATAATAGCAATACTGGTATTTGATCAGCACAGAGATCGGGGGATGGAAAAGGCTATGGTATTTGAACGGTGGCGCGGCTTCGTGCGGGCGTGGCAGGATTATCCGCTCAGGGAAGGAGCATGGATCGGTAAACGGTACCAGATTGAGTCCCTGCTGGGTGAAGGAAGTTACGGGCTTACCTATCGGTGCTTCGACACTAAGGAGAAAACTCTTGTGGCAGTCAAACAGTCCAGACCGAGTAAGAAAGCGGCAGGGCGGGCTTTGCTGGGCAAAGAGAGCACGATTCTGCGGGCCCTGAATCATCCCAATATTCCAGTGTGCCGTGATTACTTCGAGTACAAGGGCTTGAACTGGCTGGTAAGCGATTATATTGAAGGGAAAACGCTTGAAGATAATATCTTTGCTGAGCATATGGTTTACGGGGAGCGGGAGTGCCTGGCTACAACGCTGAAATTGATGGAGCTGGTATCCTATGTTCATTCGCGCGGCTTTGTTCACCTTGATCTGCGGATTCCAAATGTAATCCTCCGGGATAAGGAGCTGTACTTAATTGATTTCGGACTGGCACGGGAGATCGGTGAAATTGAGAGCCCCGGTGCAGGGCATGAGCCGAAGCCGGAAGAGATGCCGGAACGGATGCCCCCGGTTATCGCCTCAGATTTGTATTATGTTGGACAATTAATGCTGTTTATGCTGTATTCCGCTTACCAGCCTGAACCGGGAGGAGCAGAACGGAGCTGGCGGGAAGAGCTGGATTTGTCACCTGAAATGCTGCATATTCTAACCCGGCTCCATGGAGAGCAGGAAGCTTATGAGAATACTGCTTCTTTTGTCCGCGAGGCCGAACAATTCTATAAGAGTCTGCAGTAATGTCCTGCCAAAAAAGAGGCACCTTCAACCCAATGTCATTAAGATAAGCTCAAAGATAAGACTCGCAATAAAATGGAATCCAAAACGGCATGGGGAAAAGCCCTGTGTCGTTTGTTTTTTGTGCAAACAAGGAAAAAAGCGTACAACAAACAAAGCGCATAAAATATCCGCTTAAAAAATGTTCATATGAAATGAATTATGCTACTCTGTAGACGAAGCTAACGACTGATTTCCAGCGGATTTTGCGCGTATTCTGCTGTCCTGGGCGAAGGGATCGAATCGGCAAAATGTTTTTTCGAATCAGTGCTTCGACATCGGGCGGGGGTTCATCGTCCCGTGAGCGCAAGAAATGTCTACAAACATGAACGGCAACCGTGAAGTTGACTTGGTAAGGGTGGCGTTTATCCGTTTGGGAAATGACTACGTGCGAGGTAGTCATTTCAACGAAATTGTACAGGATCATTCTTGCGAATATCTCTTGGGCGATGGACTCTTGTTTCTTTGCGTGAAAACTCGTCAGTCCGACGGTATATTTTAAGGCCCTAAAAGAGGTTTCAATACCCCATCGCATGTTATAAATCGATTTGATCTCACCGGGTGGAAAATCAGCGGCAGAAAGATTCGTAATGACCGTTTCATAAACGCCGCTCGGCAGGATGAAACGAACTACCCGAAAGGAAATCGGGTAAAACAAGTTCTCCCGCAAATCCAAAAAATCAAAGGTAGATGTGGAAGGGA encodes:
- a CDS encoding spore coat protein CotJB; amino-acid sequence: MEEAKACEPRYYEMLEQLQVLDFALVELNLYLDTHPEDLKAIEQFNQLTQERTRLANQFQELYGPLQNFGRAYSKCPWEWNQSPWPWQV
- a CDS encoding manganese catalase family protein, which codes for MWIYEKKLQYPVRVGKCDVRMARYLTEQYGGADGELAAALRYMNQRYAIPDKVIGVLTDISTEEFAHLEMIATMIYKLTKDASVQELEAAGLGPNYAQRDHALYYQNSAGVPWTAAYIQAKGDPIADLYEDIAAEEKARATYQWLIDMTDDVDLQDSLKFLREREIIHAIRFKESVQILIEEQGKKRVF
- the ltrA gene encoding group II intron reverse transcriptase/maturase produces the protein MRSHEVQRQQNISQESLRQREAVKPPGYAGAPSSSSAQIAPSSREAESNLLERMLEGDNLRLAYKRVVQNGGAPGVDNVTVANLQAYLKTHWESVKAELLAGAYRPASVKRVEIPKPGGGVRLLGIPTVMDRFLQQALLQVMNPIFDAEFSWYSYGFRPGKSAHDAVKQAQRYIQSGLRWVIDLDLEKFFDRINHDMLMARVARKVTDKRVLILIRAYLNAGVMVNGKLERSREGTPQGGPLSPLLANILLDDLDKELAGRGLRFVRYADDCNIFVASKRAGERVMESVNRFVEGKLKLKVNRDKSAVARPWHRKFLGFSFLSQKQATIRLAPKTISRFKERIRELTNRTWSISMEERIRQVNRYVMGWLGYFHLASAKKHLQTLDQWIQRRLRMCLWKQWKRVRTRIRELRALGVPEWACFTMANSRRGAWEMSRNTNNALPTSYWEGKGLKSLLSRYLELC
- a CDS encoding serine/threonine protein kinase, which gives rise to MVFERWRGFVRAWQDYPLREGAWIGKRYQIESLLGEGSYGLTYRCFDTKEKTLVAVKQSRPSKKAAGRALLGKESTILRALNHPNIPVCRDYFEYKGLNWLVSDYIEGKTLEDNIFAEHMVYGERECLATTLKLMELVSYVHSRGFVHLDLRIPNVILRDKELYLIDFGLAREIGEIESPGAGHEPKPEEMPERMPPVIASDLYYVGQLMLFMLYSAYQPEPGGAERSWREELDLSPEMLHILTRLHGEQEAYENTASFVREAEQFYKSLQ